CAATCCTAAAAAAGAAACAGAAATACCACCCATTTATGAAAATGTATGTCTACGAATTACAGCTCATATGGTAGCAAGTGCAGAAATTTACAAAAATACAAGTATGGTAAATATAAATGAATGGACAGAGAGATATGTTCCTCTTAGGATATTTACCCAAGCTGAAAAAGATGACTTAGAACCTTACAAAAAATCAACAGTTGATTACCGAAATTCAGAAATTGAAATGTTAACAATAACAGGAAATAAAGTATTATGAAATTTGAAATCAACCTTAAAAAAAATAAAGACATAGATTACAGCAATAAATCAAGTAAAATACAAAAAGAAATGCTAAACAAAACAGGACTAAAAGCATACACCTCTGTAAAAGATAAAACACCAAAACGAACAGGTGAACTAAGAGGAGCATGGAGCATGACAAAAAACAGTCAACAAGTCAAAATACAAAATAAACTGCCTTATGCATTATACTTAGAAGCAGGTACAGGTATCTATGGTAATAGAGGAGCACCAATTTTCCCAAAAACTGCTCCTTTCCTCCAATTTGAAATTGATGGGCAAATCATAAGAACATTATCAGTAAAAGGAATCAAACCTGTAAAAATGGCAGAAAAAACTATTGATGAAATTGAAAAACAATTACCTGTGCTATGGAGTGAAACAATAGAAAGGTGTATGAAATGACAAGAACAACAACAATTACCACAGTACTAGAGGAAATTTATAATACTGTAGAAACATGGATCAATACAGAAATTAGTAATGATGGAATACTTGGTGATGTAGAAGATTTTATTACTACACTTCAAAACGAAAGACCATTAACAACTCCATCAATTTGGATGCAAAAACATAATTGGCAACCCGTAAAATCAGAGTCAATTAATAAACATTCGATGATTACAGTTGAATTTCCTATTGAATTTGACTGTATAGAATACTCTAATGACTTGGAAGAGGGGGAACAAAGAGCTAATAATCTTGTTGGGCGCGTTATTGATTCAATCCTAAAACATTATACAAGACGAAGCATCAAAGAACTATTCAAGTTTGTAGGCTTTGAAGTAAAAGAAGGTTATCCTAACGGAAATCTTAAAGTAAATGGAAAACAGGAAGTTATACCTGTTGCTGGTGTTTTGGTATTATTCAAAGTTCAATTCCTTTGGAATAATTGTCTTGTTAGTATTATTGATGAGGATAATACAATGAGTGAATCAGTAATTGACATTACTCAGGAATCAGTGAGTATTGATGATTCAGATAGTTCTAAGTCAATTAGTGATATTGAAAGTATAATTTTTAAAAATAATGTTCTAGAACAAAAAGAATAATTATTTTTTTTTAAGTTAAACTAAAAAAAAATTTTAAACATTAAAAAAAAGAAAGGATGATAAAAAAATGACTCAAGTAGTTTCATTCAGTCCTGAACAAAAATGGGCAAACGAAGCAGAAGATGATGATACACATATAAGAGCAGATAAAGCAAATGCAAGCTTAAACGCTGAACCTGTAACATTAAACGGGGGAAGTAAAACAATACAAAAAATGAGAGTAGGTTATCCAGAGCCATCAAGTGAAATGGATACTGCAATAGATACAAAAGTATTCCACAAATACATGTACTATACTTTGGGGAATTATGCTCATTCAACAACAACAGTAAATGGACAATCAAAACATTGTCATGAATTTTACGGAGGAGACTCTACAAAACTACCTAGTGCAACAACAAGACTTACATATGATGTAGATGATTATGTTCTTGAAAAAACGTTACTAGGTTGTGTAATGGATGAATTTAACCTGGAGACAAGTGATGAGCTTAGTACTGCTTCACTTTCAATGATTTACAGAACTGAAAAATCTAAAAAAATATCACAAACAGAGCAAGATATACGTGAAGTAGATGCAGTACCCTTTATAGGTTATGATTATCAAATAACACTTGGTGGAGTAGATAGTTATGTATTTAATGAACTAAAACTAAGTATAAAAAATAATCATAAAATCGACGGTGCTAGAGGACTGGGTAACAGATTCTACGGAAGACAACCAAACGTAGGAGAACGTGAAATACAATTAGAACTCACAACTGTATTTGATACAGATAACCTAGAAACAGTTATCAAATCAGAATACGGTGATGAAAATTTAGAAACAATTACAGATGAAAATGGATACTGGATACCATCAAAATGTAAACTTTTCACAATTCCCCTAAAATTAAAAATAATGACCTGTGAAGATGCAACAGAGTATGTTGAAATTGAAATACTTAACTGTATAATCAGCATTGATCCGTTAGAATTTAGTGGTAGTGATGATGTAGAAGTAAAACTCACCCTTCAAGCTACAGGAACAAAAAAAGTAGCACTTAATAGTGGAGTAGAAAAAAGAACTGATATTCGATGTATTGTTGTAAATGATCAAGAAGAAATTACCCCTTCAATAAAAACAGCAACAACAACACCTAGTTCAACATACACTAGTACTGAAGAAGAATAGATAAAGATAGTAAAAATAAAAATATAATATTTTTTTTTGGGAGGCAATAATATGGCATTTGAAGACCTATTAGCAGGAACAAACGAACAAGTACCTATATTTCTTGAATCAACAGGTACAACTGAAAACGTTAGAAAAATAAATGTGGCAGAAACAAAAAATTACAGAAGAATAATAAACAAAGCACTTGGAACAATCAACACAACAGAAAGAACAAAAGGTAGACGTTCACAAGGAACTGAAGCAGTAGCAAAACTGAACCTTGCTGATACAAGTGAAGCAGAATACGATGCAAATGTATACCTTATCAAATGTAGTTTCAATATCGACGGTCAAACAATCAATGAAAAAGATATAACTGAAAGATTATCTAATGATGTATTTGATGAACTTGTAACAAAACTTAAAAAATTAAATGCTCTTGATGATGATATCAACCTTGAAGATGAGGTAAAAAAGTCTTAAAATCAAATGAAGGCAAACATCTTATCAGACTGGATTTTTTTGGATATCATTTAGCAAAATCTTATGATGAATTAACTCCAGCACAAGCATTATTTATTGATATAGGACGAACTGAGTTAGAAAACCAAAGAAATAATCCTGATAAGAAATAATAATAAAAACAATAATCTTAAAATATTGTTTCATCACTTCACTCTTTTTTTAGCAATAATTTTAAGCCTAGTATTATTTTTTTTAAATAATTTATTCTAGTACACCTCTTTTTTTTCATAATTTAAAACCAGAAAATTGGTGGATAATAAAAAAAAATTGTATGGGATGAAAAAAAAGGAAAAATTAAATTTTTTTTTTTATGAGTAGAAAAAAAAGTAGTATAGTCTAATATAGTATAGTAAAAAAAAACTTTTAAAAATTAAAATAATTATTTTTTTTATATTTTTTTTCGTTACCCTTAATCTCTTCACTCATAAAAACTTTTTATAATCCTTATTTTCAATATTCCTCAATCTTATCCACATTATCCAAAAAAAAAATAATAGGAGGCATTAATCAAAAATGGTATCACAACAAATTCTACAAATCATTCTGAAAGCAAAAGATGAAATGAGCAAAAACCTTGAAAAAATAGATAAGGCAATGAAAAAAGTAGAAAACACAGCAAAAACATCAAACAGTCAAGTAGCTAACAGCAATAAACAAGTTACTGATTCGATAAACAAACAAATCCCAGTTATCACCAAAGTAGAAAATGCATATACAAAAATGAAAACAACAGTAAATAATGCATTCAATATGATGAAAACAAGCATACAAAATACAGCAACAAAACTAAGCACATCAATCAAAGAAAGTAGTCTAGCACAACCTTTCCTTAACTCAGCAGAAAAAATCAAACAAAAATGGCAAACAACGATGGAACACATCAAAAGTCAAGCAGATAAATTAGCAAACACAAAACGAACAATAAACATAGATACAAAAACAAGCAATATACAAGAAACAACATCACTCATTGATAAACTTAAAATCAAAATAGGAGAAACAGCACAAAAATGTTTAAACTTAAAAAACTCATCATCAAATAGTTTTACATCAATGTCAAATAGTACTAATCAAGCCAAAAATAGTATAAATGGACTCACAACAAGCATATCAAAACTTAGTAGTCCTGTAAATAGCATTAAAACTTCATTCGCATCATTATCTACCAGCATAAAAACAAGTTTCAATAGCATTAAAAGTGGAGTAACAAGTTCACTAACAAGCATTCAAACAAGCGGAACAAATGCTTTCAGCCGATTAAGTAGTAATGTTTCACAAAGTATTTCAAATATGAAAACAAAGGTAAATGCAGATCTTAATTCAATAAGAATGGAAACACTAAAGTTTGAATCAAAAGCAATACAACTTAAAATTCAAACACAAGGAGCAAGTGAAGCTGTAGGGCAACTTAATCTACTTGAAAGAACAGTAGCAGTAGCAAAAGGAACATTACAAACACTATCACCAACAAGTATGAGTGCATTTCAATCAATAAGTAATTCCTGTTCAAATGCGATTAATACTGTTCAAACAAAATTTAATTCATTAAAAACATCAGCATCAGATGCATTTAATAATATTAAAACAAAAGCTGGAGAAGTAAAAAATAGTATAAGTAATATTTCATCAAATATGGGAATGTTATCAGGAACAATTTCAACAGCATTTGGAATGATAGGAGTATCAAGCCTAACTGAATTTACAATAGGTGCTGCCCGAGCAAGAGAACAAATTACCTCAGTAACAAACGGAATTACAGGAAGTGCTGAAGCAACAAAACATTTACAATCATCAATAA
The window above is part of the Methanosphaera cuniculi genome. Proteins encoded here:
- a CDS encoding HK97 gp10 family phage protein; this translates as MKFEINLKKNKDIDYSNKSSKIQKEMLNKTGLKAYTSVKDKTPKRTGELRGAWSMTKNSQQVKIQNKLPYALYLEAGTGIYGNRGAPIFPKTAPFLQFEIDGQIIRTLSVKGIKPVKMAEKTIDEIEKQLPVLWSETIERCMK
- a CDS encoding phage tail tube protein — protein: MTQVVSFSPEQKWANEAEDDDTHIRADKANASLNAEPVTLNGGSKTIQKMRVGYPEPSSEMDTAIDTKVFHKYMYYTLGNYAHSTTTVNGQSKHCHEFYGGDSTKLPSATTRLTYDVDDYVLEKTLLGCVMDEFNLETSDELSTASLSMIYRTEKSKKISQTEQDIREVDAVPFIGYDYQITLGGVDSYVFNELKLSIKNNHKIDGARGLGNRFYGRQPNVGEREIQLELTTVFDTDNLETVIKSEYGDENLETITDENGYWIPSKCKLFTIPLKLKIMTCEDATEYVEIEILNCIISIDPLEFSGSDDVEVKLTLQATGTKKVALNSGVEKRTDIRCIVVNDQEEITPSIKTATTTPSSTYTSTEEE